In Candidatus Zixiibacteriota bacterium, the genomic window ATCGCCGACGAGACGAAATTGGTTGATGTCGCGAGCCAGGTACTCGATATCTTCGGGATGTTCGACGGCGTACCAAATTTCGGTTTCCTGCCATGAGATACCGAGTTCATCCAGCCTCGTTGAAACTTGCGAAAATATATCTGGAGCTTTCCAGTCAAACGAATGCAATTGTATCGGATAACTCCCCTTAAAACCAACCATGTAGTAGCGACCCTCTACTGTCGGCCCGAAGACAACATCGTGATTTTCGAGAATCTGCAGGGCGTTTTCAATCATGTTATGCGTCAGAGTGGGAGTGCGGCTTCCGATGAAAAGAACTTTCCTATAACCTTGTTGGAAGCATCGCTCGAACGATTCATCCATCTTAACGCCCCATCGTCCGGGGTCCAGCGCGGATATT contains:
- a CDS encoding DUF2064 domain-containing protein, which encodes MTSKTNNDTALVICIQEVKEDGSSMNLGNQLTRDEISFLHQAFVADSINNALTIPEVDIKLFYSPKAKTEKSVQTIIQYLKGRLTGDKKSILVDGRIEISALDPGRWGVKMDESFERCFQQGYRKVLFIGSRTPTLTHNMIENALQILENHDVVFGPTVEGRYYMVGFKGSYPIQLHSFDWKAPDIFSQVSTRLDELGISWQETEIWYAVEHPEDIEYLARDINQFRLVGDEETARETERVLERILERLS